A window of Syntrophobacterales bacterium genomic DNA:
GGTCGGCCCAAAGCGCCGGGGCCGCCGCAAACAGAGTAAAGCCCGCAACCTGCTCGACCGATTCCGGAACCACCACGACGGCATCCTCGCCTTCATGCGTGACTTCTCGGTCCCGTTCGACAACAACCTCGCGGAGCGTGATCTGCGAATGATGAAGCTGCGGCAGAAGATCTCCGGCACCTTCCGCAGCTTTGACGCCCTCGTGGACTTCTGCCGTATCCGCGGCTATGTCTCCACGGCCAGGAAGAACGGCATCAACGCCCTCGATGCCCTGCGCCGCGTCTTTCCGGGAGACCCCTTCATCCCTGCCGCCAACACCTCGTAGCTGCACTTGCTCGCCAGCCAGAACCCTCGCTGAGCATGATGACCTCTATCTGGCAAAACTACAGGCTTGCCATAATCCTGCTCATCCTGTAGATCATGTCAGAATGCTACCTGAGCAGTTACGCTTTCTCTTTTATTTTTTCTGTTGACCTATGGCGGATTTCACCTACTTTTTTTTCTCAGGATCAGAGCGGCAGTTTCCATGGGCGGCGGCGCTGGCGCGATCATTGTTCTCCTGCTGGCGGCAGGGTTTTCAGCTCCGTTCATTATTCGCCTCGGGGAGAGGCGGGGATACGATTTTTTTGCCCGTTTCATTTCGATAATCGGCTATTAC
This region includes:
- a CDS encoding transposase, translated to VGPKRRGRRKQSKARNLLDRFRNHHDGILAFMRDFSVPFDNNLAERDLRMMKLRQKISGTFRSFDALVDFCRIRGYVSTARKNGINALDALRRVFPGDPFIPAANTS